One window from the genome of [Clostridium] celerecrescens 18A encodes:
- a CDS encoding polysaccharide lyase family 8 super-sandwich domain-containing protein gives MKVIWKKICGAALICSILMETLIYAAPLPGSPAADTDQSALETVLNDGLVMHSSFDESSLSGSRVKDQTGRGNDGIIYGQPAFVKGIRGNGVSVDNASKAGQPNTKADHYISYGQTGDLKFGTEDFSLSFWMKTENHGQNNGTILSNKNYISGSNTGWAFGNFNNVSNVDIRMNFSGTGNSRVELKGIPANDDKWHHVAGSFDRDGDMTVYLDGEKYSSASMTGHKGKSVDTGLDFILGGDGRGCYGMSGCTVDELRVYKKAISASTVKTIYEAEGVITAMELMKKQLASIKPGSQYSLEGIRAMEQEIENVEKELEGMTAAAAMAAVGSLKEKYKEFLEGSEPLCSFQVVADVHIKSDDLSETNAVNFIAGLKDMKTLAPDSLGVLNLGDFTQNGTEAQYRGIYNIMDQYSPVSDDKVIMALGNHDVRGFNSAEWNKDETVISAYWPTAKALYLKHNKRYMPGNGETLYFDRWLGGYHFIVLNTENGLKDTMFLSGEQLSWLEETLAENASPDKPIFVMGHNALKDSHWRSNILLDFGNQDSKVKEIFAKYPQVIYMSGHIHNGFGVVEAIDREYGTLIDLPSYNESENGVKEAGIGYHVKIYKDSVVLKARNFKTSSWLPEYDITVALPGLPSVYKMAKSLNPGAYTPETYGKILKLMEEGKSVFQKEYDQSKLTYENVAPPGVSLFTRGMRGRINELASELSVAMNAQPVDPQFQELREKWLVTLLGGELDTGNEAVRTYIRGLDEKAGEYWNAMIKGSDESRTNLWSDLDMSYIKGTGAEAKVHSGNVAVTFYRLKDVAIAWATKGCQLYQNEEVKKELILALDFMNEHHYNSSDEKNPVFGNWWHWEIGGPIAFLDTALILYEDLTPDQMDRYAAAVNRFTNVCDRPSGYPGSPAMTGANLIDKGMVVVQTGLLTGNRSKLDHVKKAYKTVFEYVTTGDGFYEDGSFIQHQALSYMGGYGSQLYEKLSILFSVFSGTDFELTYEDHAEQLIFDMVFEGIEPFIYHGLCMDMVSGRDITRKTSNDKTRGAGIMDAMMLMGDAMPAEQQDRFNRMMKYFIGLDEDYYYSHSTHIASLMKANQIMRDASIEPRSEYVLHKLFAGMDKLVHIMPEFGFALSMHSSRTYGHELINDEGKRTWNVSDGMTYLYNYDRDQYGEGYWATVDPKRLAGTTTEYVTRPNGAGDRTKNIYSWVGGSSLGSYGAAGMHYKTLGNSGSTRSGTDAKKSWFMFDDEIAAVGSGITSSTGNYVETIIDNRRLNKAGSNEVLFDGEAKDIRDDGAELVSKGAKIDGVSWIHLEGNAEGSDIGYYFPEKTDVMALKEKRTGNWNAQGTSEGEETNQFATFWFEHGKKPSNADYCYVILPGKTAKETAQYCETPGIEVMECSENAHAVRERALGITAVNFWNNKAATAAGITSNKAASVTMQINGDEATVGVSDPTKENNGTIEISLPYIGGDIKESDANVEVLQKTPFIKLAVRTAGMAGRTSKITLKVQEPKTCEIIGLSGEFDRIKADPGTKFTDLQLPKTVEAYDNAGGTYTLDILWERGDYQKDVLGIYDLTGQLILPEGLSNTAGFTPRVQVQVGDETTSVMDNVYVQGGSDSNKNYSGSSYLIVKNDVGAQNYTRKSLMKFSLEQVPESAQAVYLTFELSGTPNADFTSADIYQVESDWEEATVTFNSFPTRIGTNPAAFFTKAMASESLIQKLDVTEAVSSAKKNGDTEISFEISIPTAAKNNYLDIHSSRTAKEGSIKPSLVWKSDYVPEKVIKKNLSFIIDMASNIKAEDYSNVDEEDLTQLLEDAKRIIQDPDAEMEEIHEMERRLTQELVKYRRKL, from the coding sequence ATGAAGGTAATATGGAAAAAAATATGCGGGGCGGCGTTGATTTGTTCTATACTTATGGAGACTCTTATATATGCAGCTCCTTTACCCGGGAGTCCTGCGGCTGATACGGATCAAAGCGCTCTGGAAACGGTTTTAAATGACGGGCTGGTCATGCATTCTTCCTTTGACGAAAGCAGTTTATCCGGGAGCAGGGTAAAAGACCAGACCGGAAGAGGAAATGATGGAATCATTTACGGTCAGCCGGCCTTTGTAAAGGGGATTCGGGGAAACGGCGTTTCCGTGGATAACGCAAGCAAAGCCGGACAGCCAAATACCAAAGCCGACCATTATATTTCCTATGGTCAGACTGGGGATTTGAAATTTGGAACGGAAGATTTTTCCCTGTCCTTCTGGATGAAGACGGAAAATCACGGACAGAATAACGGTACCATCCTTTCCAATAAAAACTATATAAGCGGCAGCAATACGGGTTGGGCATTTGGTAATTTTAATAATGTCAGTAATGTGGATATAAGAATGAACTTTTCAGGAACAGGAAACAGCCGGGTGGAATTAAAAGGAATCCCTGCCAACGATGACAAATGGCATCATGTAGCCGGCAGCTTTGACAGGGATGGCGATATGACGGTTTATCTGGATGGAGAGAAGTATTCGTCCGCTTCTATGACAGGACACAAAGGAAAATCTGTTGATACGGGACTGGACTTCATCTTAGGCGGCGATGGCAGAGGGTGCTATGGCATGAGTGGCTGTACCGTTGATGAGCTTAGGGTGTATAAGAAGGCGATCAGTGCCTCTACCGTAAAAACAATTTATGAAGCAGAAGGAGTGATTACAGCAATGGAACTAATGAAAAAACAGCTGGCATCCATCAAGCCGGGTTCCCAGTATTCTCTGGAGGGGATCCGTGCTATGGAGCAGGAAATTGAGAATGTTGAAAAAGAACTGGAGGGTATGACAGCCGCCGCAGCCATGGCAGCCGTTGGCAGTCTGAAAGAAAAATACAAAGAATTTTTAGAAGGCAGCGAGCCGCTTTGCAGTTTCCAGGTGGTAGCCGATGTCCATATAAAGTCTGATGATCTGTCGGAAACCAATGCAGTGAATTTTATAGCTGGGTTAAAGGATATGAAAACCCTTGCCCCTGACTCTCTGGGGGTATTAAATCTGGGTGATTTTACGCAGAACGGCACAGAGGCCCAGTATCGTGGGATTTATAATATCATGGATCAGTATTCGCCGGTTTCTGACGATAAGGTTATCATGGCCCTTGGAAATCACGATGTCAGGGGATTCAATTCAGCTGAATGGAACAAGGATGAAACTGTTATCAGCGCCTATTGGCCTACTGCAAAAGCTCTTTATCTGAAACATAATAAAAGATATATGCCAGGAAACGGTGAAACCCTCTATTTTGACCGGTGGTTGGGGGGGTATCATTTTATCGTACTCAATACGGAAAACGGCTTAAAGGATACCATGTTCCTTTCCGGAGAACAGTTAAGCTGGCTGGAAGAGACTCTGGCTGAAAACGCCAGCCCGGATAAGCCGATTTTTGTCATGGGACACAATGCATTAAAGGATAGCCACTGGAGAAGCAATATCCTGCTGGATTTCGGTAACCAGGATTCCAAAGTAAAGGAGATATTTGCCAAATATCCCCAGGTGATTTACATGTCCGGTCATATTCACAACGGTTTCGGCGTGGTGGAAGCCATTGACAGGGAATACGGCACCTTAATTGATTTACCCTCGTATAATGAGTCGGAAAACGGAGTAAAAGAAGCCGGAATCGGCTACCATGTAAAGATTTATAAAGACAGTGTGGTATTGAAAGCGAGAAACTTTAAGACCTCTTCCTGGCTGCCGGAGTACGATATAACCGTGGCTCTTCCCGGTCTTCCTTCCGTGTACAAAATGGCTAAAAGCTTAAATCCCGGTGCTTATACGCCCGAGACTTATGGGAAAATATTAAAGCTTATGGAAGAGGGGAAATCGGTTTTCCAGAAGGAATACGATCAGAGTAAGCTGACCTATGAAAATGTGGCTCCTCCTGGGGTCAGCCTGTTTACCAGGGGGATGAGGGGTAGGATCAATGAACTTGCGTCAGAACTTTCCGTGGCAATGAATGCACAACCAGTTGATCCCCAGTTTCAGGAACTAAGGGAAAAGTGGCTGGTTACTTTGCTGGGCGGAGAGCTGGATACCGGTAATGAGGCAGTCCGCACATATATCCGAGGGCTTGATGAAAAAGCCGGAGAATACTGGAATGCCATGATAAAGGGAAGCGATGAGTCCAGGACAAATCTCTGGAGCGATCTGGATATGAGCTACATCAAAGGAACCGGCGCAGAAGCCAAGGTCCACTCCGGCAATGTAGCTGTGACCTTCTACCGGTTAAAAGATGTGGCGATCGCATGGGCAACAAAGGGATGCCAGCTGTACCAGAATGAGGAAGTAAAAAAAGAGCTGATCCTGGCCCTGGATTTTATGAATGAACATCATTATAACAGCAGTGACGAAAAGAACCCGGTGTTCGGAAACTGGTGGCACTGGGAAATCGGAGGCCCAATTGCATTTCTGGATACGGCTCTGATTCTATATGAGGATCTGACACCGGATCAAATGGATCGCTATGCAGCTGCAGTCAACCGGTTTACGAACGTATGCGACCGTCCCTCCGGCTATCCTGGTTCACCGGCCATGACAGGGGCCAATCTAATCGACAAAGGCATGGTAGTGGTCCAAACCGGTCTTTTGACCGGCAACAGGAGTAAGCTGGATCATGTAAAAAAGGCATATAAGACCGTATTTGAATATGTGACCACAGGAGATGGATTCTATGAGGACGGATCCTTTATCCAGCACCAGGCCCTTTCCTATATGGGCGGATACGGTTCCCAGCTGTATGAGAAGCTGAGCATTCTGTTTTCCGTATTTTCCGGTACTGATTTTGAACTTACCTACGAGGATCACGCAGAACAGCTGATCTTTGATATGGTATTTGAAGGGATCGAGCCATTTATCTATCATGGTCTGTGCATGGATATGGTATCGGGAAGAGATATTACCAGAAAGACCTCAAATGACAAAACAAGAGGCGCGGGAATCATGGATGCCATGATGCTGATGGGGGATGCCATGCCTGCAGAACAGCAGGACCGCTTTAACCGCATGATGAAATATTTCATTGGGCTGGATGAGGATTATTATTACAGCCACAGTACCCATATTGCTTCTTTAATGAAGGCAAATCAGATCATGAGAGATGCTTCCATTGAACCGAGGAGTGAGTATGTGCTTCACAAGCTGTTTGCAGGTATGGATAAGCTTGTACATATTATGCCGGAATTCGGATTCGCTTTATCCATGCATTCCAGCCGTACATACGGGCATGAGCTGATCAACGATGAAGGCAAGCGCACCTGGAATGTTTCCGATGGTATGACATACCTCTACAACTATGACAGAGACCAGTACGGGGAAGGCTACTGGGCTACCGTAGATCCTAAACGTCTGGCAGGGACGACCACCGAATATGTCACCCGGCCCAACGGCGCCGGCGACCGGACAAAGAATATTTACAGCTGGGTGGGCGGTTCCAGCCTTGGCAGTTACGGTGCAGCAGGAATGCATTATAAGACCCTGGGCAATAGCGGCAGTACCAGATCAGGCACGGACGCTAAAAAGTCCTGGTTCATGTTTGACGACGAAATCGCAGCAGTGGGAAGCGGGATCACTTCCTCCACTGGCAATTACGTGGAGACCATTATTGACAACCGAAGGCTTAATAAGGCCGGAAGCAACGAGGTGCTGTTCGATGGGGAAGCAAAGGATATCAGGGACGATGGTGCGGAACTTGTATCAAAAGGAGCTAAAATAGACGGTGTCTCCTGGATCCATCTGGAGGGAAATGCGGAAGGCTCCGATATAGGCTACTATTTCCCTGAGAAAACCGATGTCATGGCATTGAAAGAAAAGAGGACCGGTAACTGGAATGCCCAGGGAACCAGTGAAGGGGAGGAGACAAACCAGTTTGCCACATTCTGGTTCGAGCACGGGAAAAAGCCATCGAACGCGGATTATTGTTATGTGATTCTCCCTGGTAAGACTGCAAAAGAAACGGCGCAATACTGCGAAACTCCGGGGATTGAAGTCATGGAGTGCAGCGAAAACGCCCATGCAGTCAGAGAAAGGGCTCTGGGAATCACGGCAGTGAACTTCTGGAATAACAAGGCAGCGACTGCGGCAGGGATCACATCCAATAAAGCCGCTTCTGTAACAATGCAGATCAATGGAGATGAGGCAACCGTAGGGGTGTCGGATCCCACTAAGGAGAACAATGGTACCATTGAGATTTCACTCCCTTATATAGGCGGAGATATTAAAGAATCCGATGCCAATGTAGAGGTGCTTCAGAAAACTCCGTTTATCAAACTGGCTGTGAGAACAGCAGGAATGGCAGGCCGTACCAGCAAGATCACATTAAAGGTTCAGGAACCCAAGACATGTGAAATTATCGGTCTTTCCGGAGAGTTTGACCGGATCAAGGCAGATCCCGGGACAAAGTTCACGGATCTGCAGCTTCCAAAGACAGTGGAAGCCTATGACAACGCCGGAGGCACCTACACACTGGATATCTTATGGGAGAGAGGGGATTATCAGAAAGACGTATTAGGGATCTATGATTTAACCGGGCAGCTGATATTGCCTGAGGGGCTCAGCAACACGGCAGGGTTTACCCCACGGGTCCAGGTCCAGGTCGGCGACGAAACCACATCGGTCATGGACAATGTTTACGTACAGGGCGGATCAGACAGCAATAAAAATTACAGCGGTTCTTCCTACCTGATTGTAAAAAATGATGTGGGAGCACAGAATTATACCAGAAAATCCCTTATGAAGTTCAGCCTGGAACAGGTGCCGGAATCCGCTCAGGCAGTTTATCTGACCTTTGAGCTGTCCGGTACGCCAAATGCGGATTTTACCAGCGCGGATATTTATCAGGTGGAGAGCGATTGGGAAGAGGCAACGGTAACCTTCAACAGTTTCCCCACCCGTATTGGTACAAATCCGGCGGCTTTCTTTACAAAAGCAATGGCATCCGAAAGCCTGATCCAGAAGCTTGATGTAACGGAAGCTGTTAGCAGTGCTAAAAAGAACGGAGACACTGAAATTTCGTTTGAGATCAGCATACCAACGGCAGCAAAAAATAATTATCTGGATATTCACTCCTCCAGAACTGCCAAAGAAGGATCCATTAAGCCGTCACTGGTGTGGAAATCCGATTATGTACCGGAAAAGGTAATAAAAAAGAATTTAAGCTTTATTATCGATATGGCTTCCAATATCAAAGCAGAAGATTACAGCAATGTGGATGAGGAAGATCTGACACAGCTGCTTGAAGATGCGAAACGTATTATCCAGGATCCGGATGCAGAAATGGAAGAAATTCATGAAATGGAGAGACGTTTGACTCAGGAACTGGTAAAATATAGAAGAAAGCTGTAA